The DNA region TGAGcgcagggctgccccagctccacaAGCATGCTGCCGGGCATCTTTCAGCTGGCATTGcctctgctttctgctgagCCTGCTGTGAATGGGCAATAGGGATGGAGCCCTttgctgagcccagagctgctccatgccTACAGTGGGGCGGGAAGCGCCTGAGTTCTCTGGGAATGTGCAGCTgcactgccatggcagggtAATTTTACAGTTTGCTCTGTGTCTGTCCATCTTTGgggagagctctgggctccaaTGTGTCACAAGGGTTTTAGCCACCataaaaaagttatttttgctGGGAGCTGTGAGGAGACACTGCTACCTCAAGCCACTTTACTGAAAAGTGTTGTATCATGCAGCTGACTTAGCTGTTCTCTAGTAACACCGTGGGTTCAGATTGCATTAAATGAACCATTTGTCAAGTGCTGTTctggaagagaaggaaacaagaaaattaagACATTTTCATAACCTGGCCTCTGCTGGGCATAACTCCTTTGTTCCATCCAGGAGTACCTTTGGCTGCTCATTGGGaaggcagcctgggagctgcttccTGGTGCTTTGCCATCCCCTGGGCAAAGCAGATGCCATCCTCATCTCCTAGGTTGGACACCGGATCTCTCTCATGTAGGCAGCAAATGTATTGTGTGTGGTTCTGCATGAAAGATGTTCTGTTTGTGGCACTGCCCGGCCagtctccagctgctcctccagggaaAATGCCCAGCTCTTCATCTCaccctgcagggagaggctTTTTCCTGGGAACTGATGACCAAAGGCATGAGGGTCATTCCTGATCTCACAGGAGGTTCCCCTGGAAGTTTCCTGtcttaaattaaatgctaatcTAGAAAAAAGAGACTACTTTTGCTAGTCTAAGTGCTTTATCTTGCTGGTAGCTTTTAGAAAAGAGGAAAGGCAAATTTATCAATACCTAAATATTTATTCTCATTGTTAATTTTACATCCAAAATCAGATTAAGACATTAAGTAAATATTAGATGTTTCCTTAACCATCTTAGCCTCTGGATACAAAGGCCACACCTATTATAAAAGTTGTATAGGATTAAACCTCCTTTGATATCTGAGGAACTTATCTCTTGTGTACCTGGATGGGATTGTGTGAAGTTACACTCCATTTACATAAGAACCACCAAACCTATTCAAACTAATTACACAATAGGAGAGTTTCCctattgttttgttttatttttactgttgcGCTTGGTTATTGTCTGGATTCTCCTCCAATGGGATTTACAAATTCAGATTTCACACAGCAACTGTGCAAATATTGGAGCTCCAACTGCcaacaacaaaccccaaacatatAAAGTCTTTTATACTTTCAAATATATCCTTGGTGGATGGCACGCTATTTAAGGGTGGCTCAGCAAGATTATCCAGATGATTAATATCTATGTAAACATCAGATCCATTCTAAAGAATACTTAAAGGCCAAAACATGAGCACATGAGCTGCTTCTGACAATCCAGGTCACATTCATGTTTACTCTGAAAGCAGCAACAATTTAAGCAAAGACTGATTTCACTTGACATTATTTTTTTAGGAACTGCTAATTTGTGATTCATTGTAAACTCAGAGCCTCAAATTGCTTCATAATCTAAAGCACCTTCCAAGATGGCAGATACATATATCAAAGGGACCTAAGAGGGAAAATATACTCAAGATCAGCCTGATCTGTCTCAAGTGCTGGATGCATGGTTCTGCTGTGCCAGTGGGTTTGAGGGGTTTTACATCAGCTGCTGAAAAAGTCCAGAAAATGCCAACCCCATTCAATGGCAGTACTGTACCTTGGGAGTCCAAGTTGGcatccttttgtttttcttttcatatgaAGTTACATTTTCCCCCACTACCTTCACAAAATATTCAAAGCCCCAAGCAAATGAAATGGTGTGATATAAATATGATAGAAAAACCTGCAAGCTCAAGAAGGCTGAACCAgtggttctgagctggaagtAAACAGGTTGCACTGCCTCCATCCTTCAGGGAGTAAATGCAGTGATttatctctgcccttcccttgCTGGTTCATATGCAGGTGGAATTTAATTACTATGGCTACCCACAACCACTTTGTGTCTAGGTAAACTCTGGATCTTAGATATGtaaaaagatttaaaagcaAGTGGTTTTATCTTgatttttgagaagaaaaaaaaaaggaaaagaaaaaatgaggaGAAGGTTTGGCTGCTGTCTTCCAGTTTCAAGCATGACAAGTCTTCAGAAAACAGCAGTTTAAGAGTATCAGACAGATTGTGATTATCAGTGAGCACAGGTGAGGAAGGCAGAACATGAGCCATTGATGGTTTGGGAATGTATAAGCCAGCTCTTGTACATACACATGCAGATATTCCAGGTTAACACATTACATCCTTTTCTTCTAACAGTTGCAGAAAACTTGTTTTAAGCAGCCATAGTACTataggaaaaggggaaaaaaacacttcCTGGGGTTTCATTGATTTATGGAATTGTTTAtcccagaaaaaacccagaagggACATGAAacatcatccagttccaactccctgccatgaCATGCATTCATCCAGGTGAAACCCAACTTACCCAGCTGAACATGGCTAAAAAGAGGCAGAAGAATATCCAGACATTGCAAATTCCTAATAATCCAAGAACCTGTCAAGTATTATGTGTGTTTGAGCCTGTCCTCAGATGCCTTTGTGCTGGGCTCTCTTACTCTCTGCAGCTACGAAAGGAGCTGTCAAATTATTGGCTGCCATGATCTGCATCATCCTTGTCTGAGCTCAAGGAATGATGGAGGAACTGTCATGGAAGgcacaaatccaaaataatTGGGAGGAGGGGAGTGATGAGGAATGCCTGTATATAGCAAACCATAAGGGAATCCAGTCAGAttttcagctgcagtgcaggggGTGAAGGGGTTTTATTCCCAAGGGGAACAATTTGAGGAGAAAAGTGTGCCTGTGCTTGACCCACCTGGATGAGGAAGAGGCAGGGGGACACCAGGTGTCCAGCAAAGCTGCTCTATTTGTGGGGAGGATGGTGTGTGGGCTGAAATGACAGCAGCACCATTTAGTGTGCTTGGGAGAATGGTCCATATGTGCTCCTGGTGGCTTGGGAGGGGCTGCAGTTATATTAGAAACACATCTGCTGTGTGGTAGGAGGAGGAGAAGTGGGTTTGGGAAGCAGTTCCAGGCAGGGCTCTTTCCCCAGCAGGCAGTGATGGGGTGCAGTCCTCATCTTAGTATTGGTGATATTTTTGCCCGACCTCTGGGAGAAATGACAAGAAGGACTCCAccttatcagaaggctaattaattactatattatactatattattctgtgttatattacactacatctaaactgaatctgcacaaAGCACTCAGCTCAACTGCCCAGCATCTCATGACTGTCTGCTGACCCACAGTCTGCACACACACTTGGtcctgataggccaaggaaaaaaaacaccatcactctgggTAAACAGTCTCCacattgcattctactttggcacaacacaggagcagcaaatgagataagaattgttttgatcgttctttcctctgcttctctcactgcttctctcaggttcagagaatgtgaatcccacacTGTAGGTCAGAAGTCATGCTGTCCTCATAAGAGTTGAGCTGTAACATCTTCTGTCACCTTCACACGTTGGGTTTGAGTGTCCAGGCTTCCTCCTCATTTGCCACTGCTGGTCTTGGGATCGCTGGTACAATCTGGTTTCTTCTGTGGCAAGTGATTGTTTTCACAAGTTTGCATCTGAATGCCACAAATCCTTGAGAAGTCTTCCCTACAACAGGAAAACCACTTTACTACAGATGGGAAAACGCAGGTTTTCTATGGCTTCTTCAATATTTACTATGAAAAACAACAGAGTATTTTTTGCAGAAGACACCATTTAGGGTCTCAGTTGCTCTTTCATTTGTCTGTTACTATTTCATCTGGCATTGGCTATTTCACCTCTGTTCCACCACAGAGCCAGTACAATGTAGATCATTCTTGACACTTTGTCCCATAGCACATTTTCAGAAATCCTAAAATGGCCCAGGCAACATGCACTATGGTTGACTACCTTCACTAAAGCACATTTCAAAGCATTGTTTACACTTTCTATGGCTTTATCCAGCCATGAATTGACAAAAATTCACTTTTAGTGTGGTTTCACAAGGTCCTCCCGTCCCACTTTTCAAGAAAAGTCCCCATTCAGCTAAGAAGCAGCAGTGATTAGTAGGAAACATGAAGAGAAACAGGGATGAGGATTAgcaaagagagaggagaagaggagAATTCCCAAATGTTAAATAGGAACATCTTGGCTTAACTTGGCAGGGGACCCTGTGAACAGGAACAACCTTGGTGCATCTCAGTGTAGTAACAGAAACAGGAAGGAGGCCAGattgaaataaatatgaagtACAAAGTTGTCATGACACAACTCTGAAATTAGAGGGATGAAGTTAACAGAATTACGTGGTTGTGTTGGCAGATGCTCCCCCAGACTTCCCACAGTTTGGCCAGAGAGAAAAAACTGATTGCATAATCTATCTGAAACAACGTATTTGCATAATTAACCTTAATTTTCCCACAGAATTAATCTCCCACCCATTATTTGAACTGCCATTCTCAGTTCCACAATGGCTGGGACAAAGACTTCTTtttagaattacagaatcacagaatggtttgggttggaagtggtcttaaagcccatctcattccatccccttgccatgggcagggactccttccactatcccaggttacTCCAaactccatccaacctggccttggacacttccagggatgagtccacaacctctctgggcaacgtgttctaagatttttttatttcaaaaactCTGATTCCTCCTCGAGTTGGGCCAGTATTTAACAGCTGAATCAGACAATCCCAAAATCCAGGGTCATATTTAACATCAAAGAGGATGTCCAGAAATCTCAGCAGTGCAATAGGGAAAGGCTGATCCAGTTGACAACTCTTCCACCtctagggatttttttgttagaTTTCATGTTTTCCTCATTCTGTCTCACTTACCTTATTGGCTGCTTGGTCAGTCACACAAAGGCAGTGGAAATGATAAGCAGAACAAACCAGATAGCTGTAAAACCTGAAAATTAATATGGTTAGCAGCTGGAGTTATCTTTGTTATTACATTTACTCCGTCTGGGACAAACAGGCAAGATTAGGGATAGGGTCTCATTTTGCCCCTCTGCCCAGAGGCAGGAATTTTTCCATGTTTCCCCATTGCTCCCAGGACCCAACCAGAGGGGACTTGGGCAACTAGAGATTGACCACAGTCAAATAACCAGGGACTGCTGACGTTGTGGTCTCTGGAGTAGTTTGCAAAACTACTGGAATCAAGAGCCCTTGTGCAAAGTCTTGAGCATGTGCACAGTCAGACATAATTTCTGTTTCATCAGCTAATGGCTGAGTGGAAGATGGGGAAGGGGGAGAAGAAAATCTCTTCAGACTGATCTAAATGCACTAGTGTAGCTCTGAGGAAATGTTCTATTTGCCcatcttttttattcctttgaaaatgtgaaaaaacctcagcatttaaaagtttacatttttttctgcctttttccaATGAAAGTGATTCACTGAATTCACAGAAGTCTCAGAGAAGAATCTGAAAATCGTTCCATTTTAAAAACCAGACTTTTGGTTGatctattttcttttacattccttacaaatatttgaaaatttcttTACAAAAGCTTAAGTGCTTAAACAATCTGTTTATACTGTTTTTACTAACTTCTCACACAATACATGGGTATAGATTTGTCTTGCAGCATATTTAGTGGCTCTTCTAACAGAAATGGATCTCTCTGGAATAGAACACCAAACTGAAAGACCAACTAAGAGCTCTGGGTAGTGGAGTGAAGTCTTTAATAAAATGGCATACCTGTCACTGGCAGTGTCCCTGatgaggaagggaaagaggaCAGAAGATTCAAATCTatggagagagagaaattcTTGATTTTTGCATCAATTTGCTCTTCTGATGAAGAACACACCAGAGCAGTGATGAGGACAGAGTCAGGCAAAGAGCCAGCTCATCCCAGCACCAAAGCAGTTCCAAGGGTGGAGTCTGACAGCTCTCCCTCTGCACAGAACACTTTAAAATGGCCATGTTTGTTTCTTGGCCATCAACAGATCTTTCCAGCCTGGATACCAACATATCTGCTTACCTGATACCTGTTAATTGTGGGCATGAAGTGAACTAGAATGGGATCCATCTAAGAGCTTTACTTCATATAAGACTAGAAGGATGACTTTCAAAGTGTCAAGCTAGTACTTGAAAACATGGTTTCAACCAGGACCTGGTTTTGTCCAGAAATGTAAgctaaaccttccctggtgcaagaaattaattgaatttctCTCTTATCCTGAAAGGGAAGGTCTGAACTTGCCCTAATATGGGGTAAGATTTTTAACAAGGTGTCCTGTAATAGTGGTTTCTTGATAAATTTTTTGTGCTGAATGCTGAAGGAGAACTGAGAAAGTTCCAGTCTCATTACAGACATCAGATTATAACAAAGTCAACACTTTAGGGGAATAAGCATTTGGTACTCTATTTGCAAGGACCTGACCTTGCTAAGGTTTGGGAGCATTTCGCAGGAAACTGGAATTACTGTTCCATTAAATTAAAGGCCAAGGGGGCTTCTTTTGTTATCCAGTCCCATGATTTTCACAATCCcaatttaaaaattctaaaatatttgCGATTTTAAAATAGATGTAATTCCAATAGGCTGTATTGTTTTCTAGGACTGGTTTGTTGAAGGGTTGTATCTATCACAGCAAGAAATTCTTTTATCTGGATAGCACCAAGTGAAATTTTCAATGGTGTCATGATGGAAAAGACCAGACACCAAATTGTTACTTCTGAACCAGGTGCCACAGAGAAATAGATCTATGAAATAGGGGAGAAAGTGCTGGCCTGATGCTGAAACAGTGTGTGGTCTGGTATGGTCACAAGGGCTGGAATGACAAAATGGGCTGAATTTCTCGTTGACAGCCATTCATTTTACAGATATAAAAGCCACAATAAACTTTCACAAAGCAGAAATCTGTACATTTTCCTAGAAATGTGTGGAGTTTTCTCCCATAAGTAGGGACACCTATTTCATGGTTACTTCCCAAGGGATTGAGTGAAGGAATCTTCACTCTAATGTCTGTGTACATTATCATCATATCAGTGGTAAGTTATATTTGACTCCTAATCAATACTATTTCTTTTGTTGGCTTTAATATAGATATCTTGATACAGTTTAATATTATGCTATAATCTGCTAgtagttattttaattttatactgGATAGTAAGTAATTCTGATGAAAGTCTTTTGTCTGTTACCTCCTGTTCATTTGTCTTAATAAACAATTcctttatatataaatacatatgaTTTTCCACCAATTGAACTTGCAGGACAGAGTGATTCCTTAAATTTAAACTGTTGACAAAATCTGAGGCTAAGGAAGGATTTGCCTTCATTTCAGCCCTTTTCTGGGAAGGTGTTTGAATACACAAGGgagttctttcttttcctcagtgGCAGGGCTTCTTTAGGAAATTTTTTGAAGCTCCCACTCTCCCCATGACTGCTGGGGGGTCTGAACTCCACATGAGCAGGTCAGGACATTGCTGTGGTGTAATCACAACCATCACAACCATCTTACCTGGCTCGATGGTCTGTGGTGGCCACTGGGTGCTGTCATTGGTGCATCTCATGTCAAGGGGAGTCCAGAAGATTTTGCCATTCTCCTCCTTGCACGTCCTGTTGCCAAAGGTGGGGGGTCTCTTATCGTAACCTGTCTGGCATTTGAAATGTAAGACTTGTCCCACGTAATAACGCTGTTGAGGCAGCCTTATGAAGGCATGTGGAATAGTCTTGGGAGGACCACagaaacctgtgggagcacatgGTTAAAGCAGACAGATTTTCCATGCTGCTTCTGTTCTTGAAAGTCTTGTGTTCTTAGATAATATAAACAGGCAGGACATAGCAAGCCTTTCTAATTCTTGAGTAGGATGTCAAATACTCATTTGCTTTTACTGTATCACCTTATTCAGACAAGATATTACAGAAATTGTTTCTTTCGCTctgcaaaataattaattattcacCATTTTTACACTAGTTCCATGGAAATCACCAGGAGAAGTATTGAATGAGCTCTTACTTACCTTTTTGTTTGGACTCTGAAAGGTCTTCTTGCTTCTGGGGTGCAATGCTCATTGATTCTAATTCTGGCTTCTCTGTCAGTTCTAACGTCATCGTGGAAGCCCCTGACAACAATTTTTTCTTATCTGTGGTGAAATTACATTTGTTAAGTTACAATAAGACAAATATCAGAACAAAGTGCCAGAACACCCAAGCTTCTAGAGGTTGGATGAAACTGCATCAAGTTCTAACTTAGAAAAATAAGCACAAAAGATCTTTTGTTAATGTTTTATACCAAGTTACACATGGAGGACAAACACCTCTATgtatagaaaaaaacccaacactcACTCACCCAAGCATTTAAATTCTTGGTTGTATATCCAAACAGCTCCCTGCTGTTCAATCTTACACTCAATTCCTTGGTATGTACCATATTCTCTGTCATAGCCAGGCTCACACGCATAGTACAGTTTGGTTGGTGGTGGATACATGTGAGCAGTAACATCAGCAAATTCAGTCGCTGGAAGACGTGGGCATGCACCTGCAAATAGAAAGCCTGAGAATCAGGACAGCCTGGCATTTTACTTTATGGATCAAGGACTGCCCTGTTCTCAATACCACACATGTCCAGCAGATGGACaacatgaaacattttcttaatGAAGAGTCATTATTATCAACATTTTCTTAATGAAGCTGTTAATAATTGTTTTGGAAAGCAGCTACCACCACCAGAGTTTGCAGCCCTCAGTCTATGGAGTGAGGCACAATAGGCAAAAGTAAGCAATTAAAAGTTGCAGTTGTCTATAAGCAAACATTGGGAATGGGCACAGACTTTCCGTTCTGTCTGAGGACACCAAAGAGCAGATTACTGTGAAATAAGTTTGCAAACCTAAATATAACTTGTCCCAAAACAAGGATGTGAAGTGTTGTGTCATCAGCAAATCATATCTAAATATACTTCTCAATCAGTTGGAATGAATTCAGTTAGATCATTTCAGTGCACTCAAAAAGCCTGCTCAAGCTGAGCTGGGGACCCAGAGGTTGAT from Ammospiza nelsoni isolate bAmmNel1 chromosome 5, bAmmNel1.pri, whole genome shotgun sequence includes:
- the LOC132073547 gene encoding interleukin-2 receptor subunit alpha-like, whose protein sequence is MGTSPMEHKWLLMWLLFGFSKGNRTGACPRLPATEFADVTAHMYPPPTKLYYACEPGYDREYGTYQGIECKIEQQGAVWIYNQEFKCLDKKKLLSGASTMTLELTEKPELESMSIAPQKQEDLSESKQKGFCGPPKTIPHAFIRLPQQRYYVGQVLHFKCQTGYDKRPPTFGNRTCKEENGKIFWTPLDMRCTNDSTQWPPQTIEPDLNLLSSFPSSSGTLPVTGFTAIWFVLLIISTAFV